A portion of the Ricinus communis isolate WT05 ecotype wild-type chromosome 10, ASM1957865v1, whole genome shotgun sequence genome contains these proteins:
- the LOC8288492 gene encoding autophagy-related protein 18h translates to MKNNGKGNNNSKSNNSNGFIPNSLKFISSCIKTASSGVRSASASVAASISGDNQAHKDQVLWASFDRLELGPSSFKQVLLLGYSNGFQVIDVEDASDVLELVSKRDDPVTFLQMQPRPAKSEDCEGFRASHPLLLVVACDEAKSSAPMLSGRDGSVRDGYNEPQTGHVSISPTTVRFYSLRSHNYVHVLRFRSIVYMVRCSPHILAVGLASQIYCFDALTLENKFSVLTYPVPQLGGQAMGGVNIGYGPMAVGPRWLAYASDNPLVSNTGRLSPQSLTPPMGVSPSTSPGSGSLMARYAMESSKQIATGLINLGDMGYKTLSRYYQDLIPDGSSSPVYSNSSWKLGRSATHSLETENAGMVVVKDFVSRAVVSQFRAHTSPISALCFDPSGTLLVTASIHGNNINIFRIMPSSSQSGSGTKSYDWSSSHVHLYKLHRGITSAVIQDICFSHYSQWIAIVSSRGTCHIFVLSPFGGENVLQIHNSHVDGPSLLPVLSLPWWSTSLLTVNQQCFSASPPSPVTLSVVSRIKNNNTGWLNTVSNAASSGKTSLQSGAIASVFHNCVPQNLHPAHLKNVNALDHLLVYTPSGHLVQYKLMSTVGADATEVVTRIGQGSSAQIQDEELRVNVESVQWWDVCRRADWPEREECISGITLGRQETTDMPMETSDCEDNDTGHVESLKFHEQSHLYLSNAEVQMSSWRISLWQKSKMSFYVINDLETIDIGDHTGGEFEVENAPVQEVEVRRKDLLPVFDHFHRTFSTGNDRCLNGERYSTTLTGSREVKEWGHAVISHSKSVSEGSVANSDSGLSTKHYPLILQYGNSAVDEEEISAMASPFLYRSSLNKDSGSVSLKKSEMGVSPEDSSSMDSNLTSLTSGSLSAGRAITKEVQSSNSGLTSDASNASSNRSDLSMNIIDEGPTIDSLDFEQLFQEGYCKVSALNECHESTEVSFAGNNCSPDLEKFEEDGDNDDMLGGVFAFSEEG, encoded by the exons GTACTTTGGGCTTCCTTTGACAGACTAGAGCTTGGTCCATCTTCCTTCAAACAAGTTCTCTTACTTGGCTACTCCAATGGCTTTCAAGTCATTGATGTTGAAGATGCCTCTGATGTACTTGAACTTGTTTCAAAGCGAGATGACCCAGTTACATTTCTACAGATGCAACCCCGCCCTGCCAAATCTGAGGACTGTGAAGGATTTAGAGCATCACATCCTTTACTATTGGTTGTTGCATGTGATGAAGCAAAGAGCTCGGCTCCAATGCTTAGCGGGAGAGATGGATCGGTCAGAGATGGCTATAACGAGCCTCAAACAGGACATGTTTCCATCTCTCCCACTACTGTGCGGTTTTACTCACTGAGATCTCATAATTATGTTCATGTTCTGAGATTTCGTTCGATAGTGTATATGGTTAGATGCAGTCCGCATATACTGGCCGTGGGCCTTGCATCACAA ATATACTGCTTTGATGCTCTCACTCTTGAGAACAAATTCAGTGTTCTCACTTATCCTGTCCCTCAGCTGGGAGGCCAAGCAATGGGTGGGGTTAATATTGGATATGGTCCAATGGCTGTGGGTCCCAGGTGGTTAGCTTATGCTTCTGACAATCCCTTGGTGTCAAACACAGGCCGCTTGAGTCCACAAAGTCTTACTCCTCCTATGGGTGTTAGTCCATCAACTTCGCCAGGCAGTGGGAGTTTGATGGCACGATATGCCATGGAATCTAGTAAGCAGATAGCTACTGGCTTAATAAATTTGGGAGACATGGGCTACAAGACTTTGTCTAGATACTATCAAGATCTTATCCCTGATGGTTCTAGCTCTCCTGTATATTCAAATTCGAGTTGGAAACTTGGCCGGAGTGCAACACATTCTTTAGAAACAGAGAATGCTGGAATG GTTGTTGTGAAAGATTTTGTTTCCAGAGCTGTGGTGTCACAATTTAGAGCTCATACTAGTCCAATTTCTGCTCTTTGTTTTGATCCAAGTGGTACACTGCTGGTTACTGCCTCAATTCATGggaacaatataaatattttccgGATTATGCCATCCTCCTCTCAAAGTGGATCAGGCACTAAGAGTTATGATTGGAGTTCTTCTCATGTACACCTTTATAAGCTCCATCGTGGCATTACATCAGCT GTTATACAAGACATTTGCTTTAGTCATTATAGTCAATGGATTGCCATTGTTTCATCCAGAGGCACTTGTCATATTTTTGtcctttctccttttggtggtGAGAATGTTCTTCAAATTCACAATTCGCATGTAGATGGGCCTAGTCTTTTGCCAGTTCTATCCCTACCATGGTGGTCCACTTCATTGTTAACAGTAAATCAACAATGTTTTTCTGCATCACCGCCATCACCTGTTACCTTATCCGTGGTGAgcagaattaaaaataataatactggCTGGCTCAACACAGTTAGCAATGCTGCATCTTCTGGAAAGACCTCATTGCAATCTGGTGCTATTGCTTCTGTTTTCCATAACTGTGTACCTCAAAATTTGCACCCTGCTCACTTGAAAAATGTTAATGCTTTGGACCACCTATTGGTTTATACTCCTTCTGGTCATCTAGTTCAATACAAATTGATGTCGACGGTAGGGGCAGATGCCACTGAAGTTGTTACAAGGATCGGTCAAGGTTCTTCTGCGCAGATACAAGATGAGGAGTTACGTGTCAATGTTGAATCTGTTCAGTGGTGGGATGTCTGCCGTCGAGCAGATTGGCCAGAAAGAGAGGAATGTATTTCTGGAATTACTCTAGGTAGACAAGAAACTACTGATATGCCTATGGAAACATCTGATTGTGAAGATAATGATACTGGGCATGTGGAGTCATTAAAGTTCCATGAACAGTCTCACTTATATCTTTCTAATGCAGAGGTGCAAATGAGTTCATGGAGGATATCACTTTGGCAGAAATCTAAG ATGTCTTTCTATGTGATTAATGATCTTGAGACCATAGACATTGGGGATCATACTGGTGGGGAGTTTGAAGTAGAGAATGCTCCCGTTCAAGAGGTTGAAGTCAGGCGGAAGGATTTATTGCCTGTTTTTGACCATTTTCACAGGACTTTCTCTACTGGAAATGACAG GTGTCTCAATGGTGAAAGATACTCAACTACATTGACTGGTTCTCGTGAAGTTAAAGAGTGGGGACATGCTGTTATTTCCCACTCTAAGTCAGTTTCAGAGGGCTCAGTTGCTAACTCTGATAGTG GATTGTCAACGAAACATTATCCGCTTATTCTCCAATATGGTAACAGCGCTGTTGATGAAGAAGAGATTTCTGCTATGGCATCACCCTTCCTGTATAGGAGTTCTCTTAACAAAGATAGTGGTTCAGTTTCTCTCAAGAAATCTGAAATGGGCGTTTCCCCCGAGGATAGTAGTTCTATGGATAGTAATTTAACATCTTTAACAAGTGGCTCGCTTTCTGCTGGAAGAGCAATAACAAAAGAAGTCCAGTCGTCAAACAGTGGCCTGACAAGTGATGCTTCAAACGCAAGTTCCAATCGCTCTGACTTGAGCATGAACATCATAGATGAGGGGCCAACAATTGACTCATTGGATTTTGAGCAGTTATTTCAAGAGGGTTACTGTAAAGTATCGGCCTTAAATGAATGTCATGAATCAACAGAAGTTAGTTTTGCAGGCAACAACTGTAGTCctgatttagaaaaatttgaGGAAGATGGCGACAATGATGATATGCTTGGAGGTGTTTTTGCTTTCTCTGAAGAAG GTTGA
- the LOC8288491 gene encoding histidine-containing phosphotransfer protein 1, whose protein sequence is MDAVVQLQRQLVDYTASLFHEGFLDDQFNQLQQLQDESNPDFVVEVVSLFFEDSERLLNELAKALDQKSVDFKRIDAHVHQLKGSSSSIGAQRVQKFCITFRNCCDERNAEGCLKCLQQVKHEYSLIKTKLETLFKLERQVLAAGGSIPLPM, encoded by the exons ATGGATGCTGTTGTTCAGTTGCAAAGACAGTTAGTTGACTACACAGCTTCACTATTTCATGAG GGATTCTTGGATGATCAGTTTAATCAACTTCAGCAACTTCAAGATGAAAGCAACCCAGATTTTGTTGTTGAAGTTGTGTCTCTTTTCTTTGAAGACTCTGAAAGGCTTCTTAATGAACTGGCCAAAGCTCT AGACCAGAAAAGTGTAGATTTCAAAAGAATTGATGCTCATGTTCACCAGTTGAAAGGCAGCAGCTCTAG CATAGGAGCTCAAAGAGTTCAAAAGTTTTGCATTACCTTCCGCAACTGCTGCGACGAGCGGAATGCCGAAGG GTGCCTAAAATGTCTGCAACAAGTGAAACATGAGTATTCCCTGATAAAAACCAAGCTCGAGACTCTATTCAAG CTGGAGCGGCAGGTCCTTGCAGCTGGAGGATCAATTCCTTTGCCTATGTGA